The sequence TTGTTTTTAGCAAGTTCATCTAACCCATCCTGCATTATCTTTGAATATTGTGCATCCATATCATCTGCATAGACACAAGTTAATTGTTGTTTCATATTTAAACGATGCTCCTTTTAAACTCTTCCATTTCACCTGAAAGCAATAAATGGAAATTATTAATTATTACCTCAATGGAATTAACAATAATTTTATACTCTTCTTTAGAAAAAGCAGATAAGACGTAATCCGATACATCATCTTTAGCAACCGGTCTTCCTACCCCAATTCTGATACGGTGATAATCATTTCCTATACACTGACCCAATGATTTTAGACCATTATGTCCACCACTACCACCAGCCAATTTATATTTTATTCTACCAGTTTCTAAATCTATATCATCATGTAAAACGAAAATATTTGGTGGTTTGATATTATAGTAAGAACATATTGCTTGTACTGCTTTACCGGACA comes from Candidatus Tisiphia endosymbiont of Nemotelus nigrinus and encodes:
- the pth gene encoding aminoacyl-tRNA hydrolase, whose amino-acid sequence is MTLSKTCEYPSIIGGTNPSKQNSILVVGLGNTGKEYQNTRHNVGFIAIDYLSEYYKISWNTKVKFHAELAQGTIEGHKLLLAKPLTYMNLSGKAVQAICSYYNIKPPNIFVLHDDIDLETGRIKYKLAGGSGGHNGLKSLGQCIGNDYHRIRIGVGRPVAKDDVSDYVLSAFSKEEYKIIVNSIEVIINNFHLLLSGEMEEFKRSIV